A region of Sparus aurata chromosome 8, fSpaAur1.1, whole genome shotgun sequence DNA encodes the following proteins:
- the c2cd5 gene encoding C2 domain-containing protein 5 isoform X16 has translation MPGKLKAKIVAGRHLPVMDRASDLTDAFVEVKFGNTTFKTDVCPKSLNPQWNSEWFKFEVDDEDLQDEPLQVTVLDHDTYSANDAIGKVYIDIDPLLCNEAASVISGWFPIYDTIHGIRGEINVLVKVELFNDLNRFRQSSCGVKFFCTTSIPRCYRAAMVHGFVEELVVNEDPEYQWIDRIRTPRASNEARQRLISLMSGELQRKIGLKVLEMGGNAVVGYLQCFDLEGESGLVVRAIGTACTLDKLSSGSAPNTATHTHPNTAPASNACNSPSKDGKESPLAHGCRSTHNSPVHSACSAQRLSQNFSVSVPTLIFTGMGSGGSAGKEAGPLKTLLRQQTQTALEQREFPFFTLTSFPPGFLVHVGGVVSARSVKLLDRIHNPDEPETRDAWWEEIRQEIKSHAKALGCHAVVGYSESTSICEEVCILSASGTAAILNPRYMREGCLDIGIVDHRFEDPSPPSCGFCHIPYDELNMPFPTQLTYCYHCRRQKVPDVLFTTIDLPPEAAVTGKGCLIQARLCRLKKKAQGEVNATAISNLLPFMEYELHTQLMNKLKLRSMNALFGLRIQISIGENMLLGLASATGVYLTALPAPGGIQIAGKTPGDLSNEHHILTIQKRINDTIAKNKEIYQINPPELTEEVVGSPIPEPRQRSRLFRSHSESSDEVSELDLSHGKKDAFVLEIDDTDAVEDIHSLLTDATIPTGFNSCNTEIMPGIYNWTSAVQMFTSVRVFRLSNANLTNQGLNKIFTDLCENLLKSFYFKLRSMIPCCLCHLNFTVAVPEEELIQVAVTAVAMTYDKDQTQEKPAEKPITKGCIETEEQLQFPMELCADSSSTNTQLSSKISGVQETTNVSSRAASVDYGSFADRCSTWLELLRLKAHTIRRGSVKTSRRTQSLAHSVSSLERSSPVPDGRSRSLRSTRGFGGSSVTVVKMTPLSFLPGTRIIKYLGIINMFFIRETTSLREEGGVSGFLHSFIAEVFAMVRAHVAALGGNAVVSYSMKECVFMENPNKNQAQCLINVSGDAVICVRETDQEPVPSNIGQTCTSETDGAT, from the exons ATGCCTGGGAAACTGAAGGCCAAAATTGTGGCAGGGCGCCACTTGCCTGTGATGGACAGAGCCAGTGACCTTACTGACGCATTTGTAGAG GTTAAGTTTGGAAACACAACTTTCAAAACTGATGTCTGTCCCAAGTCTCTCAATCCACAGTGGAACTCGGAGTGGTTCAAATTTGAG GTCGATGATGAGGATTTGCAGGACGAGCCATTGCAGGTCACAGTGTTGGACCACGATACTTACAGTGCTAATGATGCCATAGGGAAAGTTTACATTGACATCGACCCGCTGCTGTGCAATGAGGCTGCTTCTGTCATCTCTGGCTGGTTTCCGATCTATGATACCATCCACG GTATCCGAGGGGAGATCAATGTCCTTGTCAAAGTGGAGCTTTTTAATGATTTGAACCGATTCAGACAGTCTTCCTGCGGAGTCAAGTTCTTCTGCA CCACATCCATACCACGGTGCTACCGGGCAGCGATGGTGCACGGATTTGTGGAGGAACTTGTGGTGAATGAAGATCCAGAGTACCAGTGGATTGACCGCATTAGAACTCCTCGGGCCTCCAATGAGGCCCGTCAGAGGCTTATTTCTCTTATGTCTG GAGAGCTGCAGAGGAAAATAGGGCTTAAGGTACTGGAGATGGGCGGGAACGCAGTGGTGGGCTACTTGCAGTGTTTTGACCTGGAGGGAGAGTCTGGCCTAGTGGTTCGGGCTATAGGTACTGCCTGCACATTGGACAAACTCAGCTCTGGAAGTGCCCCCAACACTGCCACACATACGCACCCTAACACAGCCCCTGCCTCCAATGCCTGTAATTCCCCTTCAAAGGATGGAAAGGA GTCTCCTCTTGCCCATGGATGCCGCTCCACCCACAACAGCCCAGTGCATTCAGCCTGCAGCGCCCAGAGACTGTCCCAGaacttctctgtctctgttcccACTCTCATCTTCACTG GAATGGGCAGCGGGGGCAGCGCTGGGAAGGAGGCTGGGCCTCTGAAGACCCTGCTCAGACAACAGACGCAGACGGCTCTCGAGCAGAGG GAGTTCCCCTTCTTCACCTTGACGTCTTTCCCACCTGGTTTTCTGGTTCATGTGGGTGGAGTGGTCAGCGCTCGCTCTGTCAAACTGCTGGACCGTATACACAACCCTG aTGAGCCAGAGACTCGCGATGCCTGGTGGGAGGAGATTCGTCAGGAGATCAAATCTCATGCCAAAGCTCTTGGTTGCCATGCTGTTGTGGGGTACAGCGAGAGCACTAGCATCTG CGAGGAGGTGTGTATCCTGTCAGCATCAGGCACAGCAGCCATCCTCAATCCTCGGTATATGCGTGAAGGCTGCCTAGACATCGGGATCGTCGACCACAG GTTTGAGGACCCGTCACCCCCGAGTTGTGGCTTCTGTCACATCCCGTATGATGAACTCAACATGCCCTTTCCAACCCAGCTCACCTACTGTTACCACTGCAGACGACAAAAG GTTCCTGATGTGCTGTTCACAACAATCGACCTGCCACCAGAGGCAGCTGTCACAGGGAAGGGCTGCCTTATCCAggccag GCTGTGTCGTCTGAAAAAGAAGGCTCAGGGTGAAGTGAATGCAACGGCCATCTCCAACCTGCTGCCCTTCATGGAATACGAGCTCCACACTCAGCTGatgaacaaactgaagctgcgaAGCATGAACGCTCTGTTTGGCTTACGCATCCAGATCAGTATCGGAGAGAACATGCTCCTGGGGCTGGCT TCTGCTACAGGAGTCTACCTGACAGCCCTACCGGCACCTGGGGGCATCCAGATAGCAGGAAAGACTCCGGGTGACCTGAGCAATGAGCACCACATCCTGACCATCCAGAAACGGATCAATGACACCATAGCCAAGAACAAAGAGATCTATCAAATAAACCCTCCG GAGCTGACAGAGGAAGTGGTGGGCTCTCCGATTCCTGAGCCAAGGCAACGTTCCAGACTTTTCCGCTCACACTCGGAAAGCTCAGACGAAGTGTCAGAACTGGACCTCTCACATGGAAAGAAGGATGCCTTTGTCCTGGAG ATTGATGACACTGATGCTGTGGAGGACATCCACTCCCTCCTCACTGATGCTACGATCCCCACAG GGTTCAACAGCTGCAACACTGAGATCATGCCTGGAATCTACAACTGGACATCAGCAGTTCAG ATGTTTACATCAGTGAGGGTCTTTAGGTTGAGTAATGCCAATCTCACTAACCAAGGCTTGAACAAGATCTTCACCGACCTATGTGAGAATCTGCTGAAG AGTTTTTACTTCAAGCTGCGCTCTATGATCCCCTGCTGTCTTTGTCATCTCAACTTTACCGTAGCAGTGCCAGAAGAAGAACTTATACAG GTCGCAGTGACAGCGGTTGCTATGACGTATGATAAAGACCAGACTCAGGAGAAGCCAGCAGAAAAGCCCATCACCAAAG GGTGCATCGAGACTGAAGAGCAGCTACAGTTTCCCATGGAGTTGTGCGCAGACTCGTCATCCACCAACACTCAGCTGTCGTCCAAAATCTCAG gtgtCCAAGAGACTACCAACGTCTCATCTAGAG CTGCCTCCGTTGATTACGGTTCCTTTGCAGACAGATGCAGCACCTGGCTAGAGCTGCTTAGGCTGAAAGCTCACACCATAAGACGAGGATCAGTTAAGACAAGTAGGAGGACACAGTCTCTAGCACACTCTG TCTCATCGTTGGAGCGCTCCAGTCCGGTTCCTGATGGACGTTCGCGCTCACTGCGCTCCACCCGCGGGTTTGGAGGCAGTTCGGTCACCGTGGTGAAGATGACGCCGCTTTCCTTCCTGCCTGGGACACGCATCATTAAATACCTTGGgatcatcaacatgttttttatcagagagacaacatcgCTGCGGGAG GAAGGTGGTGTCAGTGGCTTCCTCCATTCATTCATAGCAGAAGTGTTTGCGATGGTTCGAGCTCATGTAGCAGCCCTGGGTGGGAATGCAGTAGTGTCCTACAGCAtgaaagagtgtgtgtttatggaaaATCCAAACAAGAACCAG GCTCAGTGTCTCATCAATGTGAGTGGTGATGCTGTCATCTGTGTCAGGGAAACCGACCAGGAGCCCGTACCCTCAAATATCGGACAGACCTGCACGAGCGAAACAGACGGGGCTACATGA
- the c2cd5 gene encoding C2 domain-containing protein 5 isoform X12: MPGKLKAKIVAGRHLPVMDRASDLTDAFVEVKFGNTTFKTDVCPKSLNPQWNSEWFKFEVDDEDLQDEPLQVTVLDHDTYSANDAIGKVYIDIDPLLCNEAASVISGWFPIYDTIHGIRGEINVLVKVELFNDLNRFRQSSCGVKFFCTTSIPRCYRAAMVHGFVEELVVNEDPEYQWIDRIRTPRASNEARQRLISLMSGELQRKIGLKVLEMGGNAVVGYLQCFDLEGESGLVVRAIGTACTLDKLSSGSAPNTATHTHPNTAPASNACNSPSKDGKESPLAHGCRSTHNSPVHSACSAQRLSQNFSVSVPTLIFTGMGSGGSAGKEAGPLKTLLRQQTQTALEQREFPFFTLTSFPPGFLVHVGGVVSARSVKLLDRIHNPALGNTRSYKLLDWNSVTADEPETRDAWWEEIRQEIKSHAKALGCHAVVGYSESTSICEEVCILSASGTAAILNPRYMREGCLDIGIVDHRFEDPSPPSCGFCHIPYDELNMPFPTQLTYCYHCRRQKVPDVLFTTIDLPPEAAVTGKGCLIQARLCRLKKKAQGEVNATAISNLLPFMEYELHTQLMNKLKLRSMNALFGLRIQISIGENMLLGLASATGVYLTALPAPGGIQIAGKTPGDLSNEHHILTIQKRINDTIAKNKEIYQINPPELTEEVVGSPIPEPRQRSRLFRSHSESSDEVSELDLSHGKKDAFVLEIDDTDAVEDIHSLLTDATIPTGFNSCNTEIMPGIYNWTSAVQMFTSVRVFRLSNANLTNQGLNKIFTDLCENLLKSFYFKLRSMIPCCLCHLNFTVAVPEEELIQVAVTAVAMTYDKDQTQEKPAEKPITKGCIETEEQLQFPMELCADSSSTNTQLSSKISGVQETTNVSSRAASVDYGSFADRCSTWLELLRLKAHTIRRGSVKTSRRTQSLAHSVSSLERSSPVPDGRSRSLRSTRGFGGSSVTVVKMTPLSFLPGTRIIKYLGIINMFFIRETTSLREEGGVSGFLHSFIAEVFAMVRAHVAALGGNAVVSYSMKECVFMENPNKNQAQCLINVSGDAVICVRETDQEPVPSNIGQTCTSETDGAT; the protein is encoded by the exons ATGCCTGGGAAACTGAAGGCCAAAATTGTGGCAGGGCGCCACTTGCCTGTGATGGACAGAGCCAGTGACCTTACTGACGCATTTGTAGAG GTTAAGTTTGGAAACACAACTTTCAAAACTGATGTCTGTCCCAAGTCTCTCAATCCACAGTGGAACTCGGAGTGGTTCAAATTTGAG GTCGATGATGAGGATTTGCAGGACGAGCCATTGCAGGTCACAGTGTTGGACCACGATACTTACAGTGCTAATGATGCCATAGGGAAAGTTTACATTGACATCGACCCGCTGCTGTGCAATGAGGCTGCTTCTGTCATCTCTGGCTGGTTTCCGATCTATGATACCATCCACG GTATCCGAGGGGAGATCAATGTCCTTGTCAAAGTGGAGCTTTTTAATGATTTGAACCGATTCAGACAGTCTTCCTGCGGAGTCAAGTTCTTCTGCA CCACATCCATACCACGGTGCTACCGGGCAGCGATGGTGCACGGATTTGTGGAGGAACTTGTGGTGAATGAAGATCCAGAGTACCAGTGGATTGACCGCATTAGAACTCCTCGGGCCTCCAATGAGGCCCGTCAGAGGCTTATTTCTCTTATGTCTG GAGAGCTGCAGAGGAAAATAGGGCTTAAGGTACTGGAGATGGGCGGGAACGCAGTGGTGGGCTACTTGCAGTGTTTTGACCTGGAGGGAGAGTCTGGCCTAGTGGTTCGGGCTATAGGTACTGCCTGCACATTGGACAAACTCAGCTCTGGAAGTGCCCCCAACACTGCCACACATACGCACCCTAACACAGCCCCTGCCTCCAATGCCTGTAATTCCCCTTCAAAGGATGGAAAGGA GTCTCCTCTTGCCCATGGATGCCGCTCCACCCACAACAGCCCAGTGCATTCAGCCTGCAGCGCCCAGAGACTGTCCCAGaacttctctgtctctgttcccACTCTCATCTTCACTG GAATGGGCAGCGGGGGCAGCGCTGGGAAGGAGGCTGGGCCTCTGAAGACCCTGCTCAGACAACAGACGCAGACGGCTCTCGAGCAGAGG GAGTTCCCCTTCTTCACCTTGACGTCTTTCCCACCTGGTTTTCTGGTTCATGTGGGTGGAGTGGTCAGCGCTCGCTCTGTCAAACTGCTGGACCGTATACACAACCCTG CCTTGGGTAACACGCGCTCATACAAACTGCTAGACTGGAATAGTGTCACTGCAG aTGAGCCAGAGACTCGCGATGCCTGGTGGGAGGAGATTCGTCAGGAGATCAAATCTCATGCCAAAGCTCTTGGTTGCCATGCTGTTGTGGGGTACAGCGAGAGCACTAGCATCTG CGAGGAGGTGTGTATCCTGTCAGCATCAGGCACAGCAGCCATCCTCAATCCTCGGTATATGCGTGAAGGCTGCCTAGACATCGGGATCGTCGACCACAG GTTTGAGGACCCGTCACCCCCGAGTTGTGGCTTCTGTCACATCCCGTATGATGAACTCAACATGCCCTTTCCAACCCAGCTCACCTACTGTTACCACTGCAGACGACAAAAG GTTCCTGATGTGCTGTTCACAACAATCGACCTGCCACCAGAGGCAGCTGTCACAGGGAAGGGCTGCCTTATCCAggccag GCTGTGTCGTCTGAAAAAGAAGGCTCAGGGTGAAGTGAATGCAACGGCCATCTCCAACCTGCTGCCCTTCATGGAATACGAGCTCCACACTCAGCTGatgaacaaactgaagctgcgaAGCATGAACGCTCTGTTTGGCTTACGCATCCAGATCAGTATCGGAGAGAACATGCTCCTGGGGCTGGCT TCTGCTACAGGAGTCTACCTGACAGCCCTACCGGCACCTGGGGGCATCCAGATAGCAGGAAAGACTCCGGGTGACCTGAGCAATGAGCACCACATCCTGACCATCCAGAAACGGATCAATGACACCATAGCCAAGAACAAAGAGATCTATCAAATAAACCCTCCG GAGCTGACAGAGGAAGTGGTGGGCTCTCCGATTCCTGAGCCAAGGCAACGTTCCAGACTTTTCCGCTCACACTCGGAAAGCTCAGACGAAGTGTCAGAACTGGACCTCTCACATGGAAAGAAGGATGCCTTTGTCCTGGAG ATTGATGACACTGATGCTGTGGAGGACATCCACTCCCTCCTCACTGATGCTACGATCCCCACAG GGTTCAACAGCTGCAACACTGAGATCATGCCTGGAATCTACAACTGGACATCAGCAGTTCAG ATGTTTACATCAGTGAGGGTCTTTAGGTTGAGTAATGCCAATCTCACTAACCAAGGCTTGAACAAGATCTTCACCGACCTATGTGAGAATCTGCTGAAG AGTTTTTACTTCAAGCTGCGCTCTATGATCCCCTGCTGTCTTTGTCATCTCAACTTTACCGTAGCAGTGCCAGAAGAAGAACTTATACAG GTCGCAGTGACAGCGGTTGCTATGACGTATGATAAAGACCAGACTCAGGAGAAGCCAGCAGAAAAGCCCATCACCAAAG GGTGCATCGAGACTGAAGAGCAGCTACAGTTTCCCATGGAGTTGTGCGCAGACTCGTCATCCACCAACACTCAGCTGTCGTCCAAAATCTCAG gtgtCCAAGAGACTACCAACGTCTCATCTAGAG CTGCCTCCGTTGATTACGGTTCCTTTGCAGACAGATGCAGCACCTGGCTAGAGCTGCTTAGGCTGAAAGCTCACACCATAAGACGAGGATCAGTTAAGACAAGTAGGAGGACACAGTCTCTAGCACACTCTG TCTCATCGTTGGAGCGCTCCAGTCCGGTTCCTGATGGACGTTCGCGCTCACTGCGCTCCACCCGCGGGTTTGGAGGCAGTTCGGTCACCGTGGTGAAGATGACGCCGCTTTCCTTCCTGCCTGGGACACGCATCATTAAATACCTTGGgatcatcaacatgttttttatcagagagacaacatcgCTGCGGGAG GAAGGTGGTGTCAGTGGCTTCCTCCATTCATTCATAGCAGAAGTGTTTGCGATGGTTCGAGCTCATGTAGCAGCCCTGGGTGGGAATGCAGTAGTGTCCTACAGCAtgaaagagtgtgtgtttatggaaaATCCAAACAAGAACCAG GCTCAGTGTCTCATCAATGTGAGTGGTGATGCTGTCATCTGTGTCAGGGAAACCGACCAGGAGCCCGTACCCTCAAATATCGGACAGACCTGCACGAGCGAAACAGACGGGGCTACATGA
- the c2cd5 gene encoding C2 domain-containing protein 5 isoform X10, with protein sequence MPGKLKAKIVAGRHLPVMDRASDLTDAFVEVKFGNTTFKTDVCPKSLNPQWNSEWFKFEVDDEDLQDEPLQVTVLDHDTYSANDAIGKVYIDIDPLLCNEAASVISGWFPIYDTIHGIRGEINVLVKVELFNDLNRFRQSSCGVKFFCTTSIPRCYRAAMVHGFVEELVVNEDPEYQWIDRIRTPRASNEARQRLISLMSGELQRKIGLKVLEMGGNAVVGYLQCFDLEGESGLVVRAIGTACTLDKLSSGSAPNTATHTHPNTAPASNACNSPSKDGKEPVFGEDLLSSSGPPTPFRALPTSSSSPPPLSPSKPCSRQSSSSDTDLSLTPKTGMGSGGSAGKEAGPLKTLLRQQTQTALEQREFPFFTLTSFPPGFLVHVGGVVSARSVKLLDRIHNPDEPETRDAWWEEIRQEIKSHAKALGCHAVVGYSESTSICEEVCILSASGTAAILNPRYMREGCLDIGIVDHRFEDPSPPSCGFCHIPYDELNMPFPTQLTYCYHCRRQKVPDVLFTTIDLPPEAAVTGKGCLIQARLCRLKKKAQGEVNATAISNLLPFMEYELHTQLMNKLKLRSMNALFGLRIQISIGENMLLGLASATGVYLTALPAPGGIQIAGKTPGDLSNEHHILTIQKRINDTIAKNKEIYQINPPKLFALDPEVFCGTNMELTEEVVGSPIPEPRQRSRLFRSHSESSDEVSELDLSHGKKDAFVLEIDDTDAVEDIHSLLTDATIPTGFNSCNTEIMPGIYNWTSAVQMFTSVRVFRLSNANLTNQGLNKIFTDLCENLLKSFYFKLRSMIPCCLCHLNFTVAVPEEELIQVAVTAVAMTYDKDQTQEKPAEKPITKGCIETEEQLQFPMELCADSSSTNTQLSSKISGVQETTNVSSRAASVDYGSFADRCSTWLELLRLKAHTIRRGSVKTSRRTQSLAHSVSSLERSSPVPDGRSRSLRSTRGFGGSSVTVVKMTPLSFLPGTRIIKYLGIINMFFIRETTSLREEGGVSGFLHSFIAEVFAMVRAHVAALGGNAVVSYSMKECVFMENPNKNQAQCLINVSGDAVICVRETDQEPVPSNIGQTCTSETDGAT encoded by the exons ATGCCTGGGAAACTGAAGGCCAAAATTGTGGCAGGGCGCCACTTGCCTGTGATGGACAGAGCCAGTGACCTTACTGACGCATTTGTAGAG GTTAAGTTTGGAAACACAACTTTCAAAACTGATGTCTGTCCCAAGTCTCTCAATCCACAGTGGAACTCGGAGTGGTTCAAATTTGAG GTCGATGATGAGGATTTGCAGGACGAGCCATTGCAGGTCACAGTGTTGGACCACGATACTTACAGTGCTAATGATGCCATAGGGAAAGTTTACATTGACATCGACCCGCTGCTGTGCAATGAGGCTGCTTCTGTCATCTCTGGCTGGTTTCCGATCTATGATACCATCCACG GTATCCGAGGGGAGATCAATGTCCTTGTCAAAGTGGAGCTTTTTAATGATTTGAACCGATTCAGACAGTCTTCCTGCGGAGTCAAGTTCTTCTGCA CCACATCCATACCACGGTGCTACCGGGCAGCGATGGTGCACGGATTTGTGGAGGAACTTGTGGTGAATGAAGATCCAGAGTACCAGTGGATTGACCGCATTAGAACTCCTCGGGCCTCCAATGAGGCCCGTCAGAGGCTTATTTCTCTTATGTCTG GAGAGCTGCAGAGGAAAATAGGGCTTAAGGTACTGGAGATGGGCGGGAACGCAGTGGTGGGCTACTTGCAGTGTTTTGACCTGGAGGGAGAGTCTGGCCTAGTGGTTCGGGCTATAGGTACTGCCTGCACATTGGACAAACTCAGCTCTGGAAGTGCCCCCAACACTGCCACACATACGCACCCTAACACAGCCCCTGCCTCCAATGCCTGTAATTCCCCTTCAAAGGATGGAAAGGA GCCGGTATTTGGTGAGGACCTGCTCTCGTCCTCTGGCCCACCAACCCCTTTCAGAGCACTacccacctcctcttcctctcctccccccctctctccctccaagCCATGCAGCCGCCAGTCCTCATCATCAGACACAGACCTCAGTTTGACGCCCAAGACGG GAATGGGCAGCGGGGGCAGCGCTGGGAAGGAGGCTGGGCCTCTGAAGACCCTGCTCAGACAACAGACGCAGACGGCTCTCGAGCAGAGG GAGTTCCCCTTCTTCACCTTGACGTCTTTCCCACCTGGTTTTCTGGTTCATGTGGGTGGAGTGGTCAGCGCTCGCTCTGTCAAACTGCTGGACCGTATACACAACCCTG aTGAGCCAGAGACTCGCGATGCCTGGTGGGAGGAGATTCGTCAGGAGATCAAATCTCATGCCAAAGCTCTTGGTTGCCATGCTGTTGTGGGGTACAGCGAGAGCACTAGCATCTG CGAGGAGGTGTGTATCCTGTCAGCATCAGGCACAGCAGCCATCCTCAATCCTCGGTATATGCGTGAAGGCTGCCTAGACATCGGGATCGTCGACCACAG GTTTGAGGACCCGTCACCCCCGAGTTGTGGCTTCTGTCACATCCCGTATGATGAACTCAACATGCCCTTTCCAACCCAGCTCACCTACTGTTACCACTGCAGACGACAAAAG GTTCCTGATGTGCTGTTCACAACAATCGACCTGCCACCAGAGGCAGCTGTCACAGGGAAGGGCTGCCTTATCCAggccag GCTGTGTCGTCTGAAAAAGAAGGCTCAGGGTGAAGTGAATGCAACGGCCATCTCCAACCTGCTGCCCTTCATGGAATACGAGCTCCACACTCAGCTGatgaacaaactgaagctgcgaAGCATGAACGCTCTGTTTGGCTTACGCATCCAGATCAGTATCGGAGAGAACATGCTCCTGGGGCTGGCT TCTGCTACAGGAGTCTACCTGACAGCCCTACCGGCACCTGGGGGCATCCAGATAGCAGGAAAGACTCCGGGTGACCTGAGCAATGAGCACCACATCCTGACCATCCAGAAACGGATCAATGACACCATAGCCAAGAACAAAGAGATCTATCAAATAAACCCTCCG AAATTATTTGCCCTGGACCCTGAGGTGTTCTGCGGCACAAACATG GAGCTGACAGAGGAAGTGGTGGGCTCTCCGATTCCTGAGCCAAGGCAACGTTCCAGACTTTTCCGCTCACACTCGGAAAGCTCAGACGAAGTGTCAGAACTGGACCTCTCACATGGAAAGAAGGATGCCTTTGTCCTGGAG ATTGATGACACTGATGCTGTGGAGGACATCCACTCCCTCCTCACTGATGCTACGATCCCCACAG GGTTCAACAGCTGCAACACTGAGATCATGCCTGGAATCTACAACTGGACATCAGCAGTTCAG ATGTTTACATCAGTGAGGGTCTTTAGGTTGAGTAATGCCAATCTCACTAACCAAGGCTTGAACAAGATCTTCACCGACCTATGTGAGAATCTGCTGAAG AGTTTTTACTTCAAGCTGCGCTCTATGATCCCCTGCTGTCTTTGTCATCTCAACTTTACCGTAGCAGTGCCAGAAGAAGAACTTATACAG GTCGCAGTGACAGCGGTTGCTATGACGTATGATAAAGACCAGACTCAGGAGAAGCCAGCAGAAAAGCCCATCACCAAAG GGTGCATCGAGACTGAAGAGCAGCTACAGTTTCCCATGGAGTTGTGCGCAGACTCGTCATCCACCAACACTCAGCTGTCGTCCAAAATCTCAG gtgtCCAAGAGACTACCAACGTCTCATCTAGAG CTGCCTCCGTTGATTACGGTTCCTTTGCAGACAGATGCAGCACCTGGCTAGAGCTGCTTAGGCTGAAAGCTCACACCATAAGACGAGGATCAGTTAAGACAAGTAGGAGGACACAGTCTCTAGCACACTCTG TCTCATCGTTGGAGCGCTCCAGTCCGGTTCCTGATGGACGTTCGCGCTCACTGCGCTCCACCCGCGGGTTTGGAGGCAGTTCGGTCACCGTGGTGAAGATGACGCCGCTTTCCTTCCTGCCTGGGACACGCATCATTAAATACCTTGGgatcatcaacatgttttttatcagagagacaacatcgCTGCGGGAG GAAGGTGGTGTCAGTGGCTTCCTCCATTCATTCATAGCAGAAGTGTTTGCGATGGTTCGAGCTCATGTAGCAGCCCTGGGTGGGAATGCAGTAGTGTCCTACAGCAtgaaagagtgtgtgtttatggaaaATCCAAACAAGAACCAG GCTCAGTGTCTCATCAATGTGAGTGGTGATGCTGTCATCTGTGTCAGGGAAACCGACCAGGAGCCCGTACCCTCAAATATCGGACAGACCTGCACGAGCGAAACAGACGGGGCTACATGA